DNA from Candidatus Deferrimicrobium borealis:
CGCAGGCGAAGCTGGAGCTTTTCCGGCGGGACGCCTGGATCGCCATCGACAATTCCACGAACACGACGTTTGGCGGGGGTACGATCCCGATCTACGCGAACGTGCCCGCCGACGCGGGGGACATCGTCCCCGTCCGCGGGACGAATTTCTACCGGATCTGGCGCGTGCAGCCGAACGCCGCGGACTCGCTGAAAACCATCACCGTCTGGACCTGCTGGCAAGATGACAAGGGGAATTGGCACAGCGTGATGCTGGTCACCCAGCGGGCGAACGTGGGGACGTGACGATGCGAAAGAACGGAACCGCAGGGTTCTCCCTGATCGAGGTCCTGGCCGCGATTGCGATCCTGGGCATCGCGATGACCGCCGTGTTCAGCACCTTCCTCTTCCAGCAGAAGTCGTACACGACCCAGGTCCGGGTGGCGGAGATGCAGCAGAACCTCCGCGACGCGATGGAGATGGTTTCCCGGGACATCCGCATGTGCACCTACGGGATCCCCTTCAACGTCAACATCGTCGACAACGAGATCACCTCCCGGTTTCTCAAGCCCGTCAACAGCGCCTCCGCGCCGGACGAGATCACCGTTCTTTACCGGTACGACGGCGATGCGGCGTACCCTTCCGATAACGTCAATCTGGCCGCGGGGGCCACCACGGTGACACTGGCCAGCACGGACGGGATCGTCGCCGGGGACCGGATCCTTGTCTATAACGCGACGAACGCCGACCTGCGCAAGGTGACCGCCGTGACGGCCTCCCCCGCGACGCTGACTTTCCAGGGGGGGCTCGTCACCGACTACAGCGCGGGCGGGACGCTCGCCCGGGTCCGCTACTCACGGTATTTCGTGGACAGGACGACCGACCCGGCGCATCCAACGCTGATGCTCGACAGGAGGAACGGGCAGCCGCCCCAGCCCCTGGCGGATGACATCGAAGACCTTCAGCTCCAGTACAGCATGGATACGAACGGCGACGGTACCATCGAGGTAGTGGACAACAACGCGGTGGGGAACGCCTCGTTCGTCCGCCAGCTGCGTGTCCACCTGCTCGCCCGATCGCGGATCACCGAGAAGGGGTGGGTCGACACCGGGGACCGGAACATGGCGGACCATACCCCCGGGGCCGCCAGCGACGGCTACCACCGCCGGAGAACCGTGATGGTGGTGGACGTTAGGAATTCAAACTTCTGACGGGAGAGGACCATGGTTTCCGATCGCACAACACGGGGGGATCGTCTGGCGGACCGGCGGGGAAGCGCCCTGGTGATCACCATGCTCCTGCTGATCATCCTGACCGCCATCGGCATCTACGCGGTCAGCATCTCCACCACGGAGATGAATATCTCCCTGAATTCCCGGCTGGGAACGGTCACCCGGTACGTGGCCGAATCGGGGGCCTTCTCCGGGATCGAGCAGATACCCGTAACGTATTCCGAGGGGGGAGGCGAGATGATCCAAACCCTCACCGTCGGGACGAACATGACCGCCTCCTACACGGTCTCCTCCGGCGTTGTCGGCCCTCTCACCATTCAGCCCGGTTACGGAGTGAATTATCGATTTACCGATTTCAGCGTGGTTTCTTCGGTCAGCGCTCCCCCGACAGGGTTCACCACAGGGGCCAGGGTCGACGCTTTGGTCAGCTACGGCCCCATCCCCTCGGGTACTGGCTACTAAAGCGTTCAACAGAGGAGAAAAGGATATGAAGAGAACGTGGAATCTGGGTGGGAAGGTGTGGCTGGGTCTCGCGGCGGTCGGTGTGTTGGTATCTTGCCTCCAGATGACGACGACGGCCCGCGCGGACGACTCCGACATCTTTCGGTTCCGGGCGACCCCCAACGTGCTGCTCATCCTGGACGACTCGGGGTCGATGGCCCGCACCTACGGCGGCACCGAGGTCGGGGACCTCGACGGGCAAACCCGGGCCGCGTTTAGCGGGACCGGCGCCGGAGTGAGCAGCCGGATCGACGTCGCCTGGAGGGTCCTGTACCAGCTGCTGAATGCCGACGGCAGCATCCCTTCCGGGTTGACCACCTCGTACCCGACCCAGCGTTCGCACGTATCGCCGGATTCCAGTCCTTCTGACGGATACAAATATAACCAGGACCTCACGACCGCGGACGAGAATGCGCTCAAGGTGCGCTTGGGGCTCATGATCTACGGCTATGGGGGAACCAACAGCTACGGGACGTACGACAATATAAAGGTCCCCATCGCCATCGGCGGCACGGACGCCAACCAGCCGCCGTTTTCAGCGGGAAAGACCTACCGGGACGTCTGGCAACAGATCAAGACGAACTATACGCCCGGAAACAACCCCACCCCGATGTCCCAGTCGCTGGAGGCGGCGAGGAACAAGTTCTTCGTGGATGCGAAGGCCAGCGACGGATCCAACGCATGCCGGAAGAAGTTCGTCATCCTCGTCACCGACGGAGAGGATACCGTCGGCTCCTCCGCCTCCACGACCCCGACCGTCCCGGCATCCACGGGGACCGGCGCTGTACCAAAATATTACGGCCCCGGGGGAAGCCAGCCCGACAGCCCCACGGACACGAATTACGGAAAACTCGGAACAGGGCCGACAGGGACGACCTGGCAGTTTTTCAATCCGAACGGGTATTCGGGTTCCAGCAATACCGGGCAGAAAGCCCGAAATTCCGGGAGCATCGCCTGGGCAAAGAACCTGGCGACGACGGCCGCCGCTGTCGACAATACCCAGCTCTTCGTCGTCGGCGTGGGGATGTTGCGCGACAGCACGGGGAGCGACCAGCCGCATCTGCGCGTTCTCCGCAGGGTCCTCCGCCGCATGGCGCAGCAGCAAGGGATCGACCTTTCCGATGCGGAGTACAATAATGCGGCCCAATCGGGGGACAACTTCGACGGAGCGAACATCGGGGCGGGGAAGGTGTTCTTCGCCGATGACGCCAACGACCTCCTTGCTGCATTGCAGTATTCCCTGGACTCGATCCTCCTCCAGTCCTACTCCTTCACCGCCCCCGTCGTTCCGGCGGTCCGGACCACGGACTCGAACCGGCTGTACCTGGCCTCCTTCATCCCCGACAATCCGCCGGAGACCTTCTGGGCCGGTTCCTGCGCCTCGATCAACCTGAACAGCGACGGCTCGGTGCCCGCGAACCTCGCCCCTGCCACGAACTGGGACGCGGGAACGAAGCTGGACAGCACGAACCGGATCTACGCCACGAACCCCCGGAAGGTCTACACCGCTTCCGGCTCGGGGTCGCCGTTGACGCGGCAGGATTTCTCCACCTCGAACAGCTGGCTCGACAACAACGTGCTCTCCATTCCGTCGGCTGCGAGGATCAACCTGATCGACAACATCGTCCTGCGGAGCTCCCGGACGAAACGCATGGGGGACATCTACCACTCGACGCCCGTCATTATCGGGTCCCCCAGCAAGTTTTTCACCGATGCAGGCTTCTCCACCGCCGTGGGGACTTCCCAGAG
Protein-coding regions in this window:
- a CDS encoding prepilin-type N-terminal cleavage/methylation domain-containing protein, with the protein product MITGMGHAPRGEEGFSLVEVLVALTILAVGLLSLALLQVTAIKGNAGASRSTIAADLAQAKLELFRRDAWIAIDNSTNTTFGGGTIPIYANVPADAGDIVPVRGTNFYRIWRVQPNAADSLKTITVWTCWQDDKGNWHSVMLVTQRANVGT
- a CDS encoding PilW family protein, whose product is MRKNGTAGFSLIEVLAAIAILGIAMTAVFSTFLFQQKSYTTQVRVAEMQQNLRDAMEMVSRDIRMCTYGIPFNVNIVDNEITSRFLKPVNSASAPDEITVLYRYDGDAAYPSDNVNLAAGATTVTLASTDGIVAGDRILVYNATNADLRKVTAVTASPATLTFQGGLVTDYSAGGTLARVRYSRYFVDRTTDPAHPTLMLDRRNGQPPQPLADDIEDLQLQYSMDTNGDGTIEVVDNNAVGNASFVRQLRVHLLARSRITEKGWVDTGDRNMADHTPGAASDGYHRRRTVMVVDVRNSNF
- a CDS encoding pilus assembly PilX N-terminal domain-containing protein — protein: MVSDRTTRGDRLADRRGSALVITMLLLIILTAIGIYAVSISTTEMNISLNSRLGTVTRYVAESGAFSGIEQIPVTYSEGGGEMIQTLTVGTNMTASYTVSSGVVGPLTIQPGYGVNYRFTDFSVVSSVSAPPTGFTTGARVDALVSYGPIPSGTGY
- a CDS encoding PilC/PilY family type IV pilus protein; its protein translation is MKRTWNLGGKVWLGLAAVGVLVSCLQMTTTARADDSDIFRFRATPNVLLILDDSGSMARTYGGTEVGDLDGQTRAAFSGTGAGVSSRIDVAWRVLYQLLNADGSIPSGLTTSYPTQRSHVSPDSSPSDGYKYNQDLTTADENALKVRLGLMIYGYGGTNSYGTYDNIKVPIAIGGTDANQPPFSAGKTYRDVWQQIKTNYTPGNNPTPMSQSLEAARNKFFVDAKASDGSNACRKKFVILVTDGEDTVGSSASTTPTVPASTGTGAVPKYYGPGGSQPDSPTDTNYGKLGTGPTGTTWQFFNPNGYSGSSNTGQKARNSGSIAWAKNLATTAAAVDNTQLFVVGVGMLRDSTGSDQPHLRVLRRVLRRMAQQQGIDLSDAEYNNAAQSGDNFDGANIGAGKVFFADDANDLLAALQYSLDSILLQSYSFTAPVVPAVRTTDSNRLYLASFIPDNPPETFWAGSCASINLNSDGSVPANLAPATNWDAGTKLDSTNRIYATNPRKVYTASGSGSPLTRQDFSTSNSWLDNNVLSIPSAARINLIDNIVLRSSRTKRMGDIYHSTPVIIGSPSKFFTDAGFSTAVGTSQSFRDNNATRQRVIYAGANDGMLHAFNAGTFVSTPPPGLYNAGTGEELFAYIPKNILPNLKNMTVTTTSTHQYMVDSSPKAADVWLDANGDNIKQTSEWKTVLIAGERKGGRGLFALDVTSPQSVGTSNYPKVMWEIDNAAVANLGQTWSEPNIGLVQINEGGVSKDRWVAFVGGGYWHSTTLKTAASAGATTITIVDNTGFAPSGTGTLSVGTQSGLNYTSTSATTISGISAGSLTAHGVGEVVTYSTIGRGFHVIDIKLGKVIWSYGPSDNVNMRYPITASPTSVDINSDGRVNYVYVVDTGNQLWRFDVGTAGTWDNTSGNEHVTGGWTATRIFSPSSPAIAQRSFNKVDVAFDRGITPWVFFGTGDREKPEEPGTGRIYAIRDDGIGYPYNESNLVDLSSVISSNDNTLTGTVTTTPPKRGWFANLPNTNEKTLSDVVVFNNNLFFTTFTSNTTNLCAGGGDARLYGINTGLAEAIPGASMTAGSGGLFPDSGTEKVRSKLLAGGGIPSSPVISMSASGGARLYVGTTNTASVLSFAIDSPTVFKKIKSWKEYIDQ